One window of Chloroflexus aggregans DSM 9485 genomic DNA carries:
- a CDS encoding gamma-glutamyl-gamma-aminobutyrate hydrolase family protein — MMIHAQRPLIGITLMSSVVGTDNRELQAVRPTYLRALETAGAVPLIIYLTDDLDAIRSLYDRCAGILLPGGDDVDPAYYGEEPHPHLGTVDRQRDAVELALARWAATDGKPLLGICRGLQVINVALGGSLYQDIPSQVATTLDHRANTRTRAWTELTHPLTIVPDSRLATILTTEHIGCNTMHHQAVKTLAPGLRPVAYAPDGIIEAFETTDDHYLLAVQCHPEHLWDTSEPRWRALFTDFVAACRQWQLA; from the coding sequence ATGATGATACACGCACAACGTCCCCTCATCGGTATTACTCTTATGTCAAGCGTTGTCGGCACTGACAACCGCGAGTTGCAGGCGGTACGTCCTACATATCTGCGTGCGCTTGAAACAGCCGGCGCCGTTCCACTGATTATTTACCTTACCGATGACCTCGACGCAATCCGATCCCTGTACGATCGCTGTGCCGGTATTCTGTTGCCCGGCGGCGATGATGTCGATCCGGCCTATTACGGTGAAGAACCACATCCGCACCTCGGCACAGTTGATCGACAACGCGATGCGGTTGAGTTGGCGCTCGCGCGTTGGGCCGCCACCGACGGTAAGCCGCTGCTCGGTATTTGCCGTGGCTTGCAAGTGATTAATGTCGCACTCGGTGGCTCACTCTACCAGGATATTCCTTCTCAGGTCGCTACCACGCTCGATCATCGCGCCAATACCCGTACTCGCGCCTGGACCGAACTCACCCATCCGTTGACTATCGTCCCCGACTCACGTTTGGCAACCATCTTGACCACCGAACACATTGGCTGTAATACGATGCACCATCAGGCGGTCAAGACTCTCGCTCCCGGTTTGCGCCCCGTCGCTTATGCCCCTGATGGAATTATCGAGGCATTTGAGACGACCGACGATCATTATTTGTTGGCCGTTCAGTGTCACCCTGAACATCTCTGGGACACTAGTGAACCACGCTGGCGCGCCCTCTTTACCGATTTTGTTGCTGCGTGCCGGCAATGGCAGCTAGCTTGA
- a CDS encoding gamma-glutamyl-gamma-aminobutyrate hydrolase family protein: MTPLIGISCGTFHDRDWCPPSYGHRKTYVDAVLHAGGAPLLIPPLLDSTALRAIYDRLDGLLLAGGGDISPNHYGDQPHERLGVIDLPRDMAELRLARWAAADHKPLLGICRGVQLINVALGGSLYQDIPSQLGSTIDHNESYVREDWTFLAHTMTITPDARLARFLGTTDLMINSLHHQAVRRVAPGLRAVAWAPDGVIEALESEDTRFIVGVQCHPEALQAETDPRWQGLFAAFVESCRDMHRQSRAA; encoded by the coding sequence ATGACGCCTCTGATTGGAATATCGTGCGGTACTTTCCACGACCGCGACTGGTGCCCACCTTCCTATGGTCACCGCAAAACCTACGTTGATGCTGTGCTGCACGCCGGTGGCGCACCATTACTCATCCCACCACTGCTCGACTCAACTGCGCTGCGCGCCATTTACGACCGTCTGGATGGGTTGCTCCTCGCCGGTGGTGGCGATATATCGCCTAATCACTACGGCGACCAACCTCACGAGCGACTAGGTGTGATCGATCTGCCTCGTGATATGGCCGAACTACGCCTTGCGCGCTGGGCCGCCGCCGATCATAAGCCGTTGCTCGGTATCTGTCGTGGTGTCCAGTTGATCAATGTCGCACTCGGTGGCTCGCTCTATCAGGATATTCCTTCGCAACTCGGATCCACCATCGACCATAACGAGTCGTATGTGCGCGAGGATTGGACGTTTTTGGCCCATACGATGACCATTACGCCCGATGCCCGCCTCGCCCGCTTCTTGGGTACAACCGACTTGATGATCAATTCGCTCCACCACCAGGCAGTCCGTCGTGTCGCCCCCGGCCTACGTGCCGTCGCGTGGGCGCCAGATGGCGTGATTGAAGCCCTTGAAAGCGAAGATACTCGGTTTATTGTCGGTGTGCAATGCCATCCTGAAGCCCTCCAAGCTGAGACCGATCCACGCTGGCAAGGCCTCTTTGCGGCTTTTGTCGAAAGTTGCCGTGATATGCACCGCCAAAGTCGAGCAGCTTGA
- a CDS encoding GAF domain-containing protein has protein sequence MKHVLNHWLQTQQNNLLQWWSHLHDVTTGSVAILSYLDPQRFARALTAAANGDDQSLRALFSELIADQSDADLPTLVRHLNQLHRIARTALLHDHADPATLDSLAQLFEHALVTLAEVWSEHTNQLIHEREFIAASLDAASAAADQRALQLKALNDISQRLSATLDHDALIEIVIDSLHRLTDAYHVALWLTDSDRRFRVVACRGSTEGPSVGYVLPETNPVIQAAFTGTSGTFWPTAPTDPSHQWLLAGCSVLVIPMTGGEGVIGAVTLQERHNPLDLRFMQDLAQSIASQAAIALQNADLYHTIRTLNAELEQRVIERTHELEEEKDRLATLHAIASEVNRSLDLDLILNNSLEMLAHIVQAEHASILLTEEESPSLLATRAILGRKVTPDNTVRFAIGQGIAGWAAQHGQTVLVNDVQQDDRWVTIPGSNRKREGSMIAVPLFVQGEVLGVMTLSHSRPNFFHEGHVRLLNACAGTIAIGINNAKLYRMIIDESNRRSELLERQQRETSQITAILQSLLDGVLVCDIHGSILSVNQAAGRILHRPIEELLLWNMHDLIQHCLSTHAADLPLEELFRRPLTTDGTPRTFSTTTTIGNATINVSLSPVLNENDRTLGALLVLRDITREVEADRMKNEFIGTMSHELRTPMTAIKGFTQLLAMGGLGQLNDTQREFVNTIYNNTERMINLINDVLEITKIESGSIELEWRSLHLAEALSGVIAELQSHISQRQHQLTISIPPGLPLIRADAMRLHQILYHVLLNAVKYTPAGGKITIAAREILNVDFPEPVRSILHTNHRYLLLSISDTGVGIRPEDLPRIFDRFFRAENPLKVEAGGTGLGLSIVKPLVQLLGGHIWVESTVGQGSTFYIALPVAAERA, from the coding sequence ATGAAACACGTCTTAAACCACTGGTTACAAACGCAGCAAAACAACCTGTTGCAATGGTGGTCTCATCTACACGATGTCACGACAGGTTCAGTGGCGATTCTGTCTTACCTTGATCCCCAACGGTTTGCTCGTGCGCTCACTGCTGCGGCGAATGGCGATGACCAATCGCTCCGTGCGTTGTTCAGCGAGTTGATCGCCGATCAAAGCGATGCTGATTTGCCCACGCTTGTGCGCCATCTCAATCAGTTGCATCGGATTGCACGCACAGCCCTGCTGCACGATCATGCCGATCCGGCTACGCTCGATTCGCTCGCCCAGTTGTTCGAGCACGCGCTTGTAACCCTGGCCGAGGTATGGTCGGAACACACGAACCAATTGATCCATGAGCGCGAATTTATTGCCGCTAGTCTCGATGCTGCCTCAGCCGCCGCCGACCAGCGTGCCCTCCAACTAAAAGCGCTGAATGACATTTCACAACGTCTTTCGGCAACGCTCGACCACGATGCATTGATCGAGATCGTGATCGATAGCCTACACCGCCTCACCGATGCTTATCACGTTGCCCTTTGGCTGACCGATAGCGACCGGCGGTTTCGAGTAGTTGCCTGTCGTGGGAGCACCGAAGGGCCTTCCGTCGGGTATGTCTTACCGGAGACCAACCCGGTGATCCAGGCTGCATTTACCGGTACGTCCGGCACATTTTGGCCGACTGCACCAACCGATCCCAGCCATCAATGGCTTTTAGCCGGATGTAGCGTGCTGGTGATTCCAATGACCGGTGGCGAAGGGGTGATCGGTGCAGTGACCCTGCAAGAACGTCATAATCCACTCGATCTACGCTTTATGCAGGATTTGGCGCAGAGCATCGCCAGCCAGGCTGCAATTGCATTGCAGAATGCTGATTTGTACCATACGATCCGGACCCTCAACGCCGAACTTGAACAGCGTGTGATCGAACGCACACACGAATTGGAGGAGGAGAAAGATCGCCTCGCGACCCTCCACGCGATTGCCTCTGAAGTAAATCGCTCGCTTGATCTTGACCTTATTCTGAATAATTCGCTCGAAATGCTGGCACATATCGTGCAAGCTGAACATGCCTCGATCTTACTCACCGAAGAGGAATCGCCGAGCTTGCTGGCAACACGGGCTATTTTGGGGCGAAAAGTCACCCCGGATAATACGGTTCGTTTTGCAATTGGGCAGGGAATTGCCGGCTGGGCCGCGCAACACGGGCAGACGGTGTTGGTGAACGATGTGCAACAAGACGATCGGTGGGTAACGATACCCGGTAGTAACCGCAAGCGTGAAGGCTCGATGATCGCGGTCCCACTCTTCGTGCAGGGTGAGGTGCTCGGTGTGATGACCCTCTCCCATTCGCGCCCCAACTTTTTTCACGAAGGGCACGTGCGGTTGCTCAACGCCTGCGCCGGTACCATCGCGATTGGGATCAATAACGCAAAGCTGTACCGTATGATTATCGATGAGTCGAACCGGCGCTCTGAATTGCTCGAACGTCAACAGCGTGAGACGAGCCAGATTACGGCCATCCTGCAAAGCCTGCTCGATGGTGTACTGGTATGCGACATCCACGGTAGTATCCTCAGCGTGAATCAGGCAGCCGGTCGCATTTTGCACCGTCCAATTGAAGAACTCCTGCTCTGGAATATGCACGATCTGATTCAGCATTGCCTCAGCACCCACGCTGCGGACTTGCCGCTCGAGGAACTCTTTCGTCGGCCATTGACCACTGATGGCACACCGCGTACCTTTTCGACGACGACGACGATTGGGAATGCGACGATCAATGTTTCACTGAGTCCGGTGCTCAACGAAAATGACCGTACCCTCGGTGCGTTGCTGGTACTGCGCGATATTACCCGCGAGGTCGAGGCCGACCGGATGAAAAACGAGTTTATCGGCACGATGTCACACGAACTGCGTACCCCCATGACGGCCATCAAAGGGTTTACCCAGTTGTTGGCGATGGGTGGTCTTGGTCAGTTGAATGACACCCAACGCGAGTTTGTGAATACGATTTACAATAATACCGAGCGCATGATCAACCTTATCAACGATGTGCTCGAAATTACCAAGATCGAGTCGGGTAGTATCGAACTCGAATGGCGCTCACTCCATCTTGCCGAGGCGCTAAGTGGTGTGATTGCCGAATTACAATCGCACATTAGCCAACGCCAGCATCAATTGACTATTTCGATTCCACCCGGTTTACCACTCATCCGGGCCGACGCAATGCGCTTGCACCAAATCCTCTATCACGTGCTACTCAATGCCGTAAAGTACACGCCTGCCGGTGGCAAAATCACCATTGCCGCCCGCGAAATTCTGAATGTTGATTTTCCTGAACCGGTGCGTAGTATACTGCATACGAATCACCGCTATCTGTTGCTCAGTATCAGTGATACCGGTGTGGGGATTCGCCCTGAAGATCTCCCGCGCATTTTCGACCGCTTCTTCCGCGCCGAAAACCCGCTTAAAGTAGAAGCCGGTGGAACCGGTCTCGGTCTGTCGATTGTTAAACCACTGGTGCAATTGCTCGGTGGGCACATCTGGGTTGAGAGCACAGTTGGTCAAGGGAGTACCTTCTATATTGCGCTTCCGGTTGCTGCCGAACGGGCTTAA